Part of the Haliotis asinina isolate JCU_RB_2024 chromosome 8, JCU_Hal_asi_v2, whole genome shotgun sequence genome is shown below.
ACGGGTCAGGATGAAGATGAAACTCACCCAATACCTCAAGAGATGATTTTTGAAGTTGGAAATCTACAGTCAGATTGCTATAACAACTTAGCAGGTATTTTCACATTGAAGGTTTTTAAGAAGTAGAACACGTTCCTTATCTTGCTTTCAAATGCATGCAAACTATCTGTAATTGACGAAATGAAGGGGACTACAAGACAAGTAATGTCTTAGTGCTGACACCACAGAGGCAAGTGAAACCCAATTCTGCTCCTTCACATTGATTAAAATGAATATTGGTGTCATTTTTGCACGTCGCGACTTTAGTGATGCTAACCGGCAGGTTTTCAGTTGATCAGCATTGGTATCAAATCCCTGAAATGGACTCATGAAATGCCAGACTGAACACAAACACCATCTTGATGGTTATATTAAAAGTGTTACTGAATGCTGAGTCGGTGCACACAGTTAATATATGTGGACAGAACATGTTGACATATTacggtggtgtgtggtcctgtgcgtagAGCACAGGTCCCAAATCAGTTTCATTTAAGCAATATTGAGCTCTGAGAGTCCATGGGCAGTTTGACTCCcaagagtttctaggacttcagtgcTGCCCCAAAaggatgtgatgtgtgtggtctCACtgaggcaagtgagtttgttcaatattgcctttgttcatccagcagaaagtgggtacctggtgggataagtcatatgccagcttgggttatctggggtaataattaTTATCCTGATAACAgtgtccagtgagcaactacTCAGATTGATGCTAGGTGCtatataaatgaattattattattatcaactCTGCACTGGCTCAGCTCTTATTTGATGAGGGAGCgagaattaactccgaaacttcatgtaaagaataaaaatatgttgttgtccataaaatgtgtcatgtattcatgttcatgCAACTTCCAACCAGTTTCTTTCGAGATTTTCTGTAAGTGAAGCCTTTATCGGTTTACATATGTTTCAGGCCAGTCATGGATGTTTTCACATAATTTGTTCAACAGTTTCTAACCCTTGAATAAAGAACATTGACAAATCATTTTACAATTTGCTATTTGGAAAACAGACATTACTGAAATTGATCTATTTGCAGCCTGTCTCCTGCAGCAGGGGGAACCCAACTATCAGAAAGTTATTGAGTACTGTGATAGCGTACTTGCTATCCAAACAGGCAATGTCAAGGCTGTGTACAGAAAAGGACAAgcattgtaccacttgaaaagaTACGAGAAAGCATTAGATGTCTTCAGCCAAGCCAGTGAAGGTACATGTGATGGTTTAAGTTATTGGATGACAATGTTATACATGCTTGTTTGACCTCACTTTTTGGGGTATCCTCACTATATTCTGTGGTATGTGTTAATGAACAGCATCTAGTGACATTAGTATTATAAACATATCTACATTTATCTTGGCTTTATAAGAACAAATGGATGTCTCATTTTGAGAATCTGCAACATGCTGTGCAGGGATGGGTCCATTGGACATGATAGGAAACTATGACTGTAAGTTCGAATCCTGCTTTACCCATTTGTGTTTTCTAGCTTTGTCAGCAAAATGCTTTCAGGTTTCAACAAAATGGGAGTTGTTGTTCACTTATGATAATACTTATGAAGAGAAAAGTCATCATTTAAGCTTTTTTAATATTACCATGTATGttgttaaatatatacatgttactGAAAATGTGAGATAAATTCCTGTTGCAAGAAGATACACATCCTTTGTAATCCTATACATTCACCTTCAGGTTTAACCCAAACAATGCATGCATCCATATGTTCATGTTATTAATGCTGAAAATATAAACTTGAGATGTAATAATGTGAAAtcttttaaatttaaatataACCAGCCTAATTCTTGTTAATAACCAAACCTACAACCCTGTTTATGTGTTTTCAGAACCTTCTGTAAAGAAGTACACAACACTGTGCAAAAAAGAACTTCAAAACCAAGACAAGGAACTGAAAGCTGCTTACAAAGGCATGTTTAGTAAATATTCAAATGACTCGAAAACATCAAGTAAAGACAGTGAGGCTGATGCTGACAACAGTTAGCAGTCTACCCAGGGAGCCATTCAATCGAGTGCCATGCTTCTTGTTTTGTGGATCATTACTCCATCATATCACGGATCATCACATGGATCATTTCATcagtttaaagtactatactACTCAAATTGATGTTCGTATACACAGTTCTTTCATACTACTGTGGTTGATCCAATGTTTCTCCTAGACACGAAAAtttaggagtcatcatgactccctggGAGTCAACAATGCATCAACAATGACGCAGGCTTTTAAGTTCTCTGGgtatttgagataatttgtcAGTCAAGTATGCAGGTTTTCTGTGTCAGGGCAAACACTGTTAATCTGTCATGTCTGTCATAGTTACATGAAAGAATCTGGTGTTCTTTCAGTTCTTTTGAATAGTATATATTAATGACAGATTCAGTAAGAGCTGCAAATACCCCACAGATTGTGTATTTTGTGGGATGCTGCCTTCATTCACCATTGCAGCAACAGGCATCAATCAATCACTAATATTGCAGCTTTATTCGATGTACAGAACCATATGATACCAGAGGTGTGATGATATGTATTGCGATATCTTTCGTGTACATCACAATGTGCTgtctttagttattttctttaaggatgtatatttatatatcaagtaacagtaacagtgtaaattgtGACATAACCATCAGTTTCAagtgaaaatgaacaaaattacGGCCAGCGATATGTATCGCGATACGAAAGTAAGTATCGATATCATCTGATAAAGTATCAAGGTTATCAATACTATgatatatcgtcacagctctaAATAAGTCATTAGTGTGTCAGCAACTTATTTCGTGGTCCAGGGCTCACTTTCACAAAGCGATGATAGCGCTACTAACTCTAATTCTAACTCCCATTCTCCCAttcataggcttaagatagttaTAGCCCTGAGATTGCCTTGTGCAATGAATTTTTACATGCAAGGGACCACTGGAAGAAGTGTATATTTCACACGTTGCCATTTGTTGACCCATGTTTTCAATTACAACATTCCTTAgttatttgtttgattggcgtTATTAAAAGTTgatgagtaataagaaagtaagattctttatggataacaacttctttactcCATACTGTATGATGTGTCATTTCGGGATGGAGCCTTATCCttttgcttgacaatggtataaggATGGTATAAGGATAAGGATCcataccaaaatgtcacatcatgtgtaataaa
Proteins encoded:
- the LOC137294042 gene encoding tetratricopeptide repeat protein 9C-like, with protein sequence MEDDGDKIPDTVKLSKARLYKSEGNDAYKDKNYRLAIGKYHRALLHLKGIGQGKESLAAMFTGQDEDETHPIPQEMIFEVGNLQSDCYNNLAACLLQQGEPNYQKVIEYCDSVLAIQTGNVKAVYRKGQALYHLKRYEKALDVFSQASEEPSVKKYTTLCKKELQNQDKELKAAYKGMFSKYSNDSKTSSKDSEADADNS